A region from the Candidatus Kryptobacter tengchongensis genome encodes:
- a CDS encoding Por secretion system C-terminal sorting domain-containing protein, producing GEYEVFDVNGRLRAKGEGGSLMLRKGIYFIRIKGKTYKVKL from the coding sequence CGGGGAATATGAGGTTTTTGATGTTAATGGTAGATTAAGGGCGAAGGGGGAAGGTGGGAGTTTGATGTTGAGAAAAGGTATATACTTCATACGGATAAAGGGCAAAACATATAAAGTTAAATTATAG
- a CDS encoding deoxyribose-phosphate aldolase, translating to MDFKGLKALAEKIENSSPEDIDIRPYIENTILRPEATPKEVEDFCRRSLDYGFYGVCVNPSFVPLVKGIVGNSLKVVSVVGFPLGATTTYAKVKEGERCVKDGADELDMVIHIGFLKGGEYKRVEEDIREVVSIGVPVKVIIETALLTDDEKVIACKISENAGAKFVKTSTGFSKGGATIYDVLIMKESCSLGIKASGGIRDKTFALKLIKAGATRIGTSRGFDII from the coding sequence ATGGACTTCAAGGGGTTAAAGGCCTTAGCCGAAAAAATAGAAAACTCATCACCCGAGGATATTGATATAAGGCCTTACATAGAGAACACGATTTTGCGACCGGAAGCGACACCCAAGGAAGTTGAAGATTTTTGTAGAAGGAGCCTTGATTACGGCTTTTATGGGGTGTGTGTAAATCCATCTTTTGTACCTTTGGTAAAGGGTATTGTGGGCAATTCTTTGAAGGTGGTTAGCGTTGTGGGTTTTCCCCTCGGTGCTACGACAACTTACGCAAAGGTTAAGGAAGGCGAAAGGTGCGTTAAAGACGGCGCGGATGAACTGGATATGGTTATACATATTGGGTTTTTAAAGGGTGGGGAGTATAAAAGGGTAGAGGAGGATATAAGGGAAGTTGTCTCAATCGGTGTTCCCGTAAAGGTTATCATAGAAACCGCATTGTTAACCGACGATGAAAAGGTTATAGCCTGCAAAATTTCCGAAAATGCGGGTGCGAAGTTTGTTAAAACATCAACGGGCTTTTCCAAAGGGGGAGCAACCATATACGATGTCTTGATAATGAAAGAATCCTGTTCCCTTGGCATTAAGGCATCCGGAGGGATAAGGGATAAAACCTTCGCTTTAAAATTGATAAAGGCGGGCGCTACGAGAATAGGCACATCAAGGGGATTTGACATAATATGA